A single region of the Lactobacillus isalae genome encodes:
- the abc-f gene encoding ribosomal protection-like ABC-F family protein — MSSIKISNLSFRYEDSIDNIFNNLNLDLDSSWRLGLVGRNGRGKTTFLKILNRKLLGRGKIQTRLRFSYYPVSINDPKNITLYELQNQMQFEQWELERELNLLGADPNLVWQSFNSLSGGEQTKILLALSFTDQNSFPLIDEPTNHLDEASRKEVSNYLRGHRQGYIVVSHDRDFLNQVTDHILAIENSEIHLYQGNFATYEEVKNARDEFNREKNQKLAGEISNLHNQKEQFYHWAQKIEAKKKLGQKTQYIINRRSRINKAALGHVSAKMMKKSISARNRMDKRIEEKEGLMVNIEDVPSLTMNYCPNYHQVLLETEKLRLSIQDKELFTDLNLVVRNHGVVSLEGKNGAGKSTLLKLLLGKAREVKHQGKYSLASGLLISYLPQNFTTYKGSLKKFTQEQGISYEDLLNMLKKMGFPRSSFETPIEKMSMGQKKRVAIAKSLVEKADLYLWDEPANYLDVFNQDQLIRLLKEVKPAMLLVEHDEYFIEQVAAQRIVI, encoded by the coding sequence ATGAGTAGTATTAAAATTTCAAACTTATCATTTAGGTATGAAGACAGTATCGATAATATTTTCAATAATTTGAATTTGGATTTAGACAGTTCTTGGCGTTTAGGCTTAGTTGGTAGAAATGGACGTGGGAAGACAACGTTTCTGAAGATATTAAATAGGAAATTACTAGGAAGAGGCAAGATACAAACTAGATTGAGATTCTCTTACTATCCTGTTTCAATTAATGATCCTAAAAATATTACTTTATATGAACTGCAAAATCAGATGCAATTCGAACAATGGGAGTTAGAGCGTGAGTTGAATTTATTAGGTGCCGATCCAAATCTAGTTTGGCAATCGTTTAATAGCTTAAGCGGAGGAGAGCAGACGAAGATCTTGCTGGCTTTGTCTTTCACTGATCAAAATTCGTTTCCCTTAATTGATGAACCTACGAATCACTTAGATGAAGCAAGTCGTAAGGAAGTAAGTAATTATTTGCGTGGGCATCGGCAAGGCTATATTGTGGTCAGCCATGATCGGGACTTTTTGAATCAGGTAACGGATCATATCTTAGCAATTGAGAATAGTGAAATTCACTTATATCAAGGAAACTTTGCGACCTATGAAGAAGTTAAGAATGCACGCGACGAGTTCAACCGTGAAAAAAATCAGAAATTAGCTGGTGAAATTAGTAATCTTCACAATCAAAAAGAGCAGTTCTATCATTGGGCGCAAAAGATAGAGGCTAAAAAGAAACTTGGTCAAAAAACGCAGTACATTATTAACCGGAGGTCTAGAATCAATAAGGCAGCTTTAGGCCATGTGTCAGCGAAGATGATGAAGAAATCCATTAGTGCTAGAAACAGAATGGATAAGCGGATCGAAGAAAAAGAAGGATTAATGGTTAATATTGAAGATGTACCAAGCCTAACGATGAATTATTGCCCTAATTACCATCAAGTTCTGCTTGAAACAGAGAAGTTAAGATTAAGCATTCAAGATAAGGAATTGTTTACTGATCTAAACTTAGTGGTAAGGAATCACGGCGTAGTTTCGCTTGAAGGTAAGAATGGAGCTGGTAAGTCGACATTGCTAAAGTTATTGCTGGGAAAAGCAAGAGAAGTTAAACATCAGGGAAAGTATAGCTTAGCTAGTGGTTTGTTAATTTCCTATTTACCTCAGAATTTCACTACATATAAAGGAAGCTTAAAAAAATTTACTCAAGAGCAGGGGATATCATATGAAGACTTGCTTAATATGTTGAAAAAGATGGGATTCCCGCGTTCAAGCTTTGAGACGCCGATTGAAAAGATGAGTATGGGGCAGAAAAAGCGGGTTGCTATTGCTAAGTCATTAGTTGAGAAAGCTGACTTATACTTGTGGGATGAGCCAGCGAATTACTTAGATGTGTTTAATCAAGATCAATTGATTAGACTGTTAAAAGAAGTAAAACCAGCTATGTTGTTGGTTGAACATGATGAGTATTTTATTGAACAAGTTGCAGCTCAACGGATTGTAATATAG
- a CDS encoding LytTR family DNA-binding domain-containing protein codes for MKFKLLINPHKEEIIQAQVHQKSIFTDNLEKFVLTNGNSNSIIAYDDKDIIILQLEDIIMITILSNKVFAICVNNKKYHLRKRIYQLINELPDNFWRINKSSIVNQIYIDRFEETKTAGVNIVMKNGLTDYASRRCFKKIRKELD; via the coding sequence ATGAAATTTAAATTGCTAATTAATCCTCACAAAGAGGAAATAATTCAAGCACAAGTACATCAAAAAAGTATTTTTACTGATAATTTAGAAAAGTTTGTTTTAACAAATGGTAATTCAAATTCAATTATTGCTTACGACGATAAAGATATTATTATTTTGCAACTAGAAGACATTATTATGATCACAATACTTAGTAATAAGGTATTTGCAATTTGCGTAAACAATAAAAAGTACCATCTACGTAAACGTATCTATCAATTAATTAATGAATTGCCAGATAATTTTTGGCGCATTAATAAATCTTCAATTGTTAATCAAATCTATATTGATCGCTTTGAAGAAACTAAGACAGCGGGTGTAAACATTGTTATGAAAAATGGTCTTACAGATTATGCTTCTAGACGTTGTTTCAAAAAAATACGAAAGGAGCTAGATTAA
- a CDS encoding YeiH family protein encodes MEVFLLISIVKSKSFGLAAVMTLICSVAGIFLAKLPYVNLIGALVIALLLGISLQVLPVGVREEAAPGIGFISNKFLRLGIILLGFRLNLTKLADAGIKTILVAMLGVSGTIVLTYWLSKKFGAEDELAVLSACGTGICGAAAVMGVSPQIESRDEERKRENEVLAVAVVCVMGTVFTLLEIVIKPMLGLTDSQFGIVAGGSLHEIAHAIAAGSAFGEASLDSALIMKLSRVLLLAPVALIVGYWYQRRLVKESAQDHTQAPKKLPIPWFLGGFILTSILGTFLPFPPVVLDGLVQAAYVFLGMAMAALGISVNFNVIFKRGGTVFGAAAISSTCLMIFMIIMSKLFF; translated from the coding sequence ATGGAGGTATTTTTATTGATAAGTATTGTTAAAAGTAAATCATTTGGTCTAGCTGCTGTAATGACTTTAATATGTTCTGTTGCAGGAATTTTTCTTGCTAAATTACCATATGTTAACTTAATCGGTGCCTTAGTAATTGCACTATTGCTAGGAATTTCTTTACAAGTTTTACCAGTTGGAGTTAGAGAAGAAGCAGCACCCGGAATCGGATTTATTTCTAATAAGTTTTTGAGACTTGGAATTATCTTACTAGGTTTTAGACTTAACTTAACCAAGTTAGCTGATGCCGGCATTAAGACTATCTTAGTTGCAATGTTGGGCGTTAGCGGTACTATCGTCTTAACCTACTGGTTAAGTAAAAAATTTGGTGCTGAAGATGAATTAGCAGTTTTATCTGCTTGCGGTACTGGTATCTGTGGGGCAGCAGCTGTAATGGGTGTTTCTCCCCAAATTGAGAGCCGCGATGAAGAACGCAAGAGAGAAAATGAAGTTCTTGCAGTTGCCGTAGTTTGCGTGATGGGAACAGTCTTTACGCTTTTAGAAATTGTAATTAAGCCAATGCTGGGATTGACTGATTCACAATTTGGAATTGTAGCTGGGGGTTCTCTACATGAAATTGCCCACGCTATTGCTGCAGGAAGTGCTTTTGGTGAAGCTAGTTTAGACAGTGCCTTGATTATGAAGCTATCTCGCGTTCTGCTTTTAGCACCGGTTGCCTTGATTGTAGGTTACTGGTACCAAAGAAGACTAGTTAAGGAAAGTGCGCAAGATCATACACAAGCACCTAAAAAATTACCAATTCCATGGTTCTTGGGTGGCTTCATTTTAACTAGTATTTTGGGAACTTTCTTACCATTTCCACCAGTAGTTTTGGATGGTTTAGTTCAAGCCGCATACGTATTCTTGGGAATGGCAATGGCCGCTTTAGGTATTTCTGTTAATTTCAATGTGATCTTTAAGCGTGGTGGTACAGTCTTTGGTGCTGCTGCAATTAGTTCAACTTGTTTGATGATTTTTATGATTATCATGAGTAAATTATTCTTTTAA
- a CDS encoding LysR substrate-binding domain-containing protein: MKIGYLKNLGRHELEQAAAKWQTLHKNAKVDLEPINYDEIEPKIQDGKVDAVLVNARNTIYQTLKSYSVGDIALLALVQAGNFNKYQQTIELTELGNMPCIMVATVAEEKSEYHYLKDILRIENDLIAVETLGEAILMVESGSGYLIMNEITASHINDDQLQKLFLLRDGKQMREKYVLLAKPENSQVAEFSKILKEVID; encoded by the coding sequence ATGAAAATTGGATATTTAAAGAATTTGGGTAGACATGAATTAGAGCAGGCGGCAGCTAAGTGGCAGACTTTACATAAAAATGCAAAAGTAGATTTAGAACCAATTAACTATGATGAGATTGAGCCTAAAATTCAAGATGGTAAAGTAGATGCAGTCTTAGTTAATGCTAGAAATACCATTTATCAGACACTTAAAAGCTATTCAGTGGGTGATATTGCCTTACTTGCGTTAGTTCAGGCGGGTAATTTTAATAAGTATCAACAAACTATTGAATTAACTGAGCTAGGAAATATGCCTTGCATTATGGTAGCTACAGTAGCGGAAGAGAAGAGTGAATATCATTATCTAAAAGATATCTTAAGAATAGAGAACGATCTGATTGCAGTTGAAACTTTAGGTGAAGCAATTTTGATGGTTGAATCTGGGTCAGGTTACTTAATAATGAATGAAATAACAGCAAGTCATATCAATGATGACCAATTGCAGAAGTTATTTTTGCTTAGGGATGGTAAGCAAATGCGTGAAAAATATGTTTTGCTTGCTAAGCCAGAGAATTCGCAAGTAGCAGAATTTAGTAAGATATTAAAAGAAGTTATTGATTAA
- a CDS encoding metal-dependent hydrolase, whose translation MLTRSHRICSIAIVELSLLLTNHLLIDPVNNIIILAATAIGASLPDIDEYNSSASKKSVINFSLFLKHRGITHSFLGWAIFSGGLYYLMNKFIPIRINNLTSQNYWSAIWFGLIIGYFLHLVQDSFSKQGVEWLAPFYKKKKKSPIYYKVGGCFEKFLTIISYVAVVMMTFYWIWLSLTPATQVFLF comes from the coding sequence GTGCTGACTAGGTCGCATCGGATTTGCAGTATTGCAATTGTTGAACTAAGTTTATTATTAACTAATCATTTGCTAATTGATCCAGTTAATAACATCATTATTCTAGCTGCAACTGCAATCGGCGCTTCTTTACCTGATATTGATGAATATAATAGTTCAGCAAGCAAGAAGTCAGTGATTAACTTTAGTCTTTTCCTTAAACACCGTGGAATCACTCATTCTTTTCTTGGTTGGGCAATCTTTTCCGGTGGTTTATATTATCTGATGAATAAGTTTATCCCCATTCGGATAAATAACCTTACTTCGCAGAACTATTGGAGTGCCATTTGGTTTGGACTGATAATTGGTTACTTTTTACATTTAGTTCAAGATAGTTTCAGTAAGCAGGGAGTAGAATGGCTAGCACCATTTTATAAGAAAAAGAAAAAGTCACCAATTTATTATAAGGTTGGTGGTTGTTTCGAAAAATTTTTAACCATTATATCTTATGTTGCAGTAGTTATGATGACTTTTTACTGGATTTGGCTGTCTTTGACGCCAGCAACTCAAGTCTTTTTGTTTTGA
- a CDS encoding flavodoxin family protein has protein sequence MTKVVILTGSPHFNGASNKLADKFEKGIRETENKVYRYDAGLQGESAPHFLQLEHAPGMEVGIPDNDIVEKEVIPKLLEADIVVLVSSLYYFGLNAQLKAVIDRFYDYNHELKDKKMVFMMAGYGTQEDMDAVKLHIHKLSDYMRWQIIDEIYADDSWNDQKLEKFAQKAYKLGRSIK, from the coding sequence ATGACGAAAGTAGTAATTTTAACTGGAAGTCCGCACTTTAATGGTGCTTCTAATAAATTAGCTGATAAATTTGAAAAAGGAATAAGAGAAACTGAAAATAAAGTTTATCGCTATGATGCAGGTTTGCAAGGCGAAAGTGCACCTCATTTTTTGCAGTTAGAACACGCACCAGGTATGGAAGTTGGCATTCCAGATAATGACATAGTAGAAAAAGAAGTAATTCCTAAGCTGCTAGAAGCTGATATTGTTGTTTTAGTTTCATCCCTTTATTATTTTGGTCTTAATGCCCAACTTAAGGCAGTCATTGATCGTTTTTATGATTATAATCATGAACTTAAAGATAAAAAGATGGTCTTTATGATGGCTGGGTATGGTACGCAAGAAGATATGGATGCTGTGAAATTACATATACATAAGTTAAGTGATTATATGCGCTGGCAAATAATTGATGAAATTTATGCGGATGATTCATGGAACGATCAAAAATTAGAAAAGTTTGCTCAAAAGGCTTATAAATTAGGTAGGAGTATTAAATAA
- a CDS encoding DUF2255 family protein yields MAQWTDEEIAAFKNAQTLQNRPYNDDQSSFAEDNPVWEVVVDKQVFIRGAKGIKDTKWYQAGTKNGGQVEINGRKFEVEYQPVNNASLIQDVTDAFNNKYHGQYPIDLMVSDPVAKATIAIVKK; encoded by the coding sequence ATGGCACAATGGACTGATGAAGAAATAGCAGCTTTTAAGAATGCGCAAACCTTGCAGAATCGTCCTTATAACGATGACCAATCAAGCTTTGCGGAAGATAATCCAGTTTGGGAAGTAGTTGTAGATAAGCAAGTTTTTATTCGTGGTGCTAAAGGAATTAAGGATACTAAGTGGTATCAAGCAGGCACTAAAAATGGTGGCCAAGTAGAAATTAATGGTCGAAAATTTGAAGTTGAATATCAACCAGTTAATAATGCTTCTTTAATTCAAGACGTTACCGATGCTTTTAATAATAAATATCATGGTCAATATCCAATTGATTTGATGGTATCAGATCCAGTTGCTAAGGCAACGATTGCAATTGTGAAAAAGTAG
- a CDS encoding LysR family transcriptional regulator encodes MIENYLLEELVTFAKYGTVAKTAEVLGLTQPAVTHSMKKLEEDLGVTLFIRKPNRLYLSETGKYTAREAKKLIDDNLDFTKRVKQFEKDQTTLIVGINAPGPGIVLRSLHDKNIQIVSELVESNFKNLLAEHQVTCLLLNFPINDRDIGSTYLGTESMSVNLPANCNLNQHEQLSFKMLKGKTILSPSPIGFWSKIYQEKIPDSKIIFQNESSEYSEILQYSVLPFFTTNLTSLDSKWGHNLPDNRSVRPLKDEVAHQKFYACYLKHNKDRVQPLIEKLQDQWSKYDQK; translated from the coding sequence ATGATCGAAAATTACTTATTAGAAGAACTAGTAACCTTCGCAAAGTACGGAACGGTTGCCAAGACAGCAGAAGTTCTTGGATTAACTCAACCAGCCGTTACTCATTCTATGAAAAAGCTTGAGGAAGATTTAGGCGTTACTTTATTCATTAGAAAGCCAAACAGACTCTACTTAAGTGAGACCGGCAAATACACAGCACGTGAAGCAAAAAAGTTAATCGACGATAATCTTGATTTTACTAAACGGGTCAAACAATTTGAAAAAGACCAAACCACGTTAATTGTCGGCATTAATGCACCTGGTCCTGGTATTGTTTTACGATCTTTACATGATAAAAACATTCAAATTGTAAGTGAGTTAGTTGAATCAAATTTTAAAAATTTATTAGCTGAGCACCAAGTGACCTGTCTTTTGCTTAACTTTCCTATTAACGATCGGGATATTGGTTCAACTTACTTAGGGACAGAATCCATGTCTGTTAACTTGCCAGCTAATTGTAATCTCAATCAACATGAGCAACTGTCATTTAAGATGCTCAAGGGGAAGACAATCTTAAGTCCATCGCCAATTGGATTTTGGTCTAAAATTTATCAAGAGAAAATTCCAGATAGCAAAATTATTTTTCAAAATGAATCAAGCGAATACAGTGAGATTCTTCAATACTCTGTTTTACCTTTCTTTACAACAAACTTGACGAGTTTAGATTCTAAGTGGGGACATAATTTGCCTGATAACCGTAGCGTGCGTCCCTTAAAAGACGAAGTAGCACATCAGAAATTCTACGCTTGTTACTTAAAACACAATAAGGATCGAGTTCAACCTTTAATTGAAAAGTTGCAAGATCAGTGGAGTAAATATGATCAAAAGTAA
- a CDS encoding DUF3021 domain-containing protein has product MKKFILDFIKRGLIAAGFGPLILTIFYYGYNFAIGYNPTSVLEINKNILSSLLLAFIAGGISAVFKIEKLSLGIATLIDAVVIYLDYLFFYLFNNWIEMSFMSLIIFTLCYIIGYIIIWLCIYHQVKTQIQKVNQKL; this is encoded by the coding sequence ATGAAAAAATTTATCTTAGATTTTATCAAAAGAGGTCTAATTGCAGCTGGCTTCGGTCCCTTAATCTTAACTATTTTCTATTACGGCTACAATTTTGCGATCGGTTACAATCCAACTTCTGTTTTAGAAATTAACAAAAACATTTTATCTAGTTTACTTTTAGCCTTTATTGCTGGAGGTATCAGTGCTGTATTTAAGATTGAAAAACTATCTCTTGGAATCGCTACTTTAATTGATGCTGTAGTAATTTATCTAGATTATCTATTCTTTTATTTATTTAACAATTGGATTGAAATGAGTTTTATGTCATTAATTATCTTTACACTTTGTTACATAATTGGCTATATTATAATTTGGTTATGTATTTACCACCAAGTTAAAACTCAGATTCAAAAAGTAAACCAAAAGTTATAA
- a CDS encoding alpha/beta hydrolase: MKKKNLFILLMASILLILAGCSSQSNNSSKKVQITSTPTLFFHGGGSSYHAEEHMVDAAKKAGVTKSVIRAEVSKTGKVTLVGTWNKGAKNPICEVNYENNRQLNFDKHGEYATNVVKALQKKYGIKKINMVGHSLGNISIIYYMLQNGDKKHMPQIQKQVDIAGHFAGLTFDGIPKSIKQPKGMKLSSNGKPNKMNSTYKQMTKVRSLYNKKHVKVLNIIGDLGNRSDGRVDNISSLSLQYLIGSGHSTYRVLKVNGRYAQHSKLHENAQVDRSLIKFLWNK; encoded by the coding sequence ATGAAGAAGAAAAATTTATTTATTTTATTGATGGCCAGCATCCTTTTAATTTTGGCAGGATGTTCAAGCCAAAGTAATAATAGTAGTAAAAAGGTGCAAATTACTTCAACGCCAACCTTGTTCTTTCATGGTGGAGGTTCTTCTTACCATGCTGAAGAGCATATGGTTGATGCTGCCAAAAAGGCTGGTGTAACTAAGTCGGTTATTCGTGCAGAAGTATCCAAGACAGGTAAGGTTACTTTAGTTGGAACTTGGAATAAAGGAGCTAAGAACCCAATCTGTGAAGTTAATTATGAAAATAACCGTCAACTTAATTTTGATAAGCATGGCGAATATGCAACCAACGTAGTAAAAGCATTGCAAAAGAAGTATGGAATTAAGAAGATCAACATGGTTGGTCACTCTTTAGGTAATATTTCAATTATTTACTATATGCTTCAAAATGGTGATAAAAAACACATGCCACAAATTCAGAAACAGGTTGATATTGCTGGACATTTTGCTGGTTTGACTTTTGATGGGATTCCTAAGTCAATAAAGCAACCTAAAGGGATGAAGTTGAGTAGTAATGGTAAACCAAATAAGATGAATTCAACTTATAAGCAAATGACTAAAGTTAGAAGTCTTTATAATAAGAAACATGTTAAGGTGTTAAATATCATTGGTGACCTGGGTAACCGTAGTGATGGTCGTGTAGATAATATTTCTTCCTTATCTCTCCAATACCTAATTGGTAGTGGCCATAGTACTTATCGAGTTTTAAAAGTTAATGGTCGATATGCACAACATTCAAAATTACACGAAAATGCTCAAGTTGATCGCTCTTTGATTAAGTTTTTATGGAATAAATGA
- a CDS encoding alcohol dehydrogenase catalytic domain-containing protein, which produces MKYAEFVKAGEMKVVDKPMPKIEKDDDVIIKVLRTCVCGSDLWAYRGLEEQGHENAGHEIIGVIEEVGKDITTVKKGDFVIAPFTHGCGHCRACLAGFDGVCMNHDLGDNFSSGYQAEYVRFQHAQWSLVKVPGKPEDYSEGMLKSFLALADVMATGYHAARVANVQPGDSVIVLGDGAVGLSAIIAAKLRGAKQIVSTSRHPDREALAREFGATDNVVQRDEEGIQNLLAITHGGADAVLECVGSKLSNEEAIQVGRPGSLVGRVGLPHGAELNPGLIFFKNMSVAGGPASVTTYDKEVLLKAVLDGKINPGKVFTKTYSLDQINEAYQDMADRKVIKSYIKVSD; this is translated from the coding sequence ATGAAATATGCAGAATTTGTTAAAGCTGGCGAAATGAAAGTTGTTGATAAGCCAATGCCAAAGATTGAAAAGGATGACGATGTAATCATCAAGGTCCTTCGTACCTGTGTTTGTGGTTCTGACTTATGGGCATATCGTGGTTTAGAAGAACAAGGCCATGAAAATGCTGGTCACGAAATCATCGGTGTGATTGAAGAAGTGGGCAAAGATATTACTACTGTTAAAAAAGGCGATTTTGTAATTGCACCATTTACTCATGGATGTGGACACTGCCGAGCATGTTTAGCTGGCTTTGACGGTGTATGTATGAATCATGACTTGGGTGACAATTTCTCCAGTGGTTATCAAGCTGAATATGTGCGTTTTCAACATGCACAATGGTCATTAGTTAAGGTTCCTGGTAAGCCCGAAGACTACAGTGAAGGGATGCTTAAGTCGTTTTTAGCATTAGCAGATGTAATGGCAACAGGTTATCATGCGGCTCGAGTTGCTAATGTTCAACCAGGTGATTCCGTAATCGTCTTAGGCGATGGTGCTGTAGGTTTATCAGCAATTATTGCGGCTAAGTTGCGTGGAGCAAAACAAATTGTTTCAACTAGTCGTCACCCCGACCGTGAAGCGTTGGCTCGTGAATTTGGAGCTACAGATAATGTAGTGCAGCGTGATGAAGAAGGAATTCAAAACTTGCTTGCTATTACACATGGCGGAGCTGATGCAGTATTAGAATGTGTTGGTAGTAAGTTATCAAATGAAGAAGCTATTCAAGTAGGTCGACCTGGCTCATTGGTTGGTCGTGTTGGGTTACCACACGGAGCAGAATTAAATCCAGGTTTAATTTTCTTTAAGAATATGAGTGTTGCTGGTGGACCTGCATCAGTTACAACTTATGATAAAGAAGTATTACTTAAGGCAGTCTTAGATGGCAAGATTAATCCCGGTAAAGTATTTACTAAGACTTATTCTTTAGATCAAATTAATGAAGCCTACCAAGATATGGCAGATAGAAAAGTAATTAAATCCTACATTAAAGTTAGTGATTAA